In Phragmites australis chromosome 16, lpPhrAust1.1, whole genome shotgun sequence, one DNA window encodes the following:
- the LOC133894854 gene encoding vascular-related unknown protein 1-like has protein sequence MENSSQDLSSTANHSFSGDGDASEESGWTSYIDYFMETQRPQKEESGADPSTGDVGCRSASEYSGDCAGIGGSTRLPALVEPSKASGRLSLKKEGRRKKVLYDESLEDTATSPISSPKLIELRDSDANHQKKEDARDDIFHSKKTSVDKFGCNNHTNNGENTATDMDDDDAAYANNELRKKGLCLVPVSAFHV, from the exons ATGGAGAACTCAAGCCAAGACCTCTCTTCCACGGCCAACCACTCCTtctccggcgacggcgacgcctCGGAGGAGAGCGGCTGGACGTCCTACATCGACTACTTCATGGAGACACAGCGGCCACAGAAAGAAGAGAGTGGTGCTGATCCCTCAACTGGCGATGTTGGATGCCGTTCTGCATCGGAGTACAGCGGTGATTGTGCAGGAATAGGAGGCTCTACACGGCTGCCGGCCCTCGTCGAGCCGTCGAAGGCTTCAGGAAGATTGAGCCTCAagaaggaggggaggaggaagaaggtcctgTATGACGAGTCCTTGGAGGATACTGCCACCTCTCCTATCAGTAGCCCTAAG TTGATTGAGTTGAGGGATTCAGATGCCAACCACCAGAAGAAAGAGGATGCCCGTGATGACATTTTCCATTCTAAG AAGACTAGTGTTGATAAATTTGGTTGCAATAACCACACCAACAATGGAGAAAACACAGCAACAGATATGGACGACGATGATGCTGCATATGCCAACAATGAGCTGAGGAAGAAAGGCCTTTGCTTGGTCCCTGTGTCTGCTTTCCATGTATAG